The Gordonia sp. KTR9 genome contains a region encoding:
- the zomB gene encoding flagellar motor control protein ZomB — MQSIDGSPTGFRALSTGRNKVAAVSFVVGAVVVTTFFAIGAWQRRWIADDGLIVLRTLRNLFAGNGPVFNAGERVEANTSTAWTYLLWFWAWITDGQLEYVALWVALVCSVAAIPIAMYGSARLFGTRVGGLTGDGWTLLLPFGAVIYIAIPPARDFATSGLENGLCIFWAALLWCQLVAWARRGPHTSRGGAAVQTSRRAAAATLALAFTAGLAPLIRPELAVLGGLVLLLVFFAPLGWKMRLGVVVVAGALPVGYQIFRMGYYALLVPNPAVAKDASGAKWDQGFAYLTNLFGPYVLVLPAVLVMLAGVLLVVGGRMRTTSSDAPVAEATTDPADAADADATASWSSRLAGWSRRLQSSTAVVTVVVLAGIVLIVYWTRQGGDFMHGRVLLVPVFVTLLPLMVVPVTIPVHVGAAFRRRSPKDSDSVISDPVGDDPDLGPVPEPAAPGPADRRRARAQLVGAVAMSGMWITVVVWAVATHANVLPNAGIDIGRSGIVDERRFYVTNMGNENPVTAEDYLDYPRMSAMVEKIDEYREDGGVILPSFNYDEWYVAQLPPVMPKGAERQVTVYFLNLGMTSMNAPLDVRVIDQMGLAYPLAAHTERLEDGRIGHDKILPSEWVVAEAGAFPRRPVLPGYLDEDLVRQAQVALQCPETKDRFASFEAPWSFDRFKHNLRQAFTFNSYRIQREPEYEIQRCGLEMPPPVNPR, encoded by the coding sequence ATGCAGTCAATTGATGGATCGCCAACCGGTTTCCGGGCGCTGAGCACCGGCCGCAACAAGGTTGCGGCCGTCAGTTTCGTCGTGGGGGCAGTCGTCGTCACCACCTTCTTCGCGATCGGCGCGTGGCAGCGCCGATGGATCGCCGACGACGGGCTCATCGTCCTGCGCACGCTGCGCAACCTCTTCGCCGGCAACGGCCCGGTGTTCAACGCCGGGGAGCGTGTCGAGGCGAACACCTCGACCGCCTGGACCTATCTGCTGTGGTTCTGGGCGTGGATCACCGACGGTCAGCTCGAGTACGTCGCGCTGTGGGTGGCGCTGGTGTGTTCGGTCGCCGCGATCCCGATCGCGATGTACGGCAGCGCGCGTCTGTTCGGGACTCGCGTCGGCGGGCTCACCGGCGACGGCTGGACCCTGCTGCTGCCGTTCGGAGCGGTCATCTACATCGCCATCCCGCCCGCCCGCGACTTCGCGACCAGCGGACTGGAGAACGGCCTCTGCATCTTCTGGGCGGCGCTGTTGTGGTGTCAGCTCGTCGCGTGGGCCCGTCGCGGCCCGCACACGAGCCGTGGGGGCGCGGCGGTGCAGACGAGCCGCAGGGCCGCGGCGGCCACTCTCGCGCTGGCCTTCACCGCGGGACTGGCCCCCCTGATCCGTCCCGAACTGGCGGTACTCGGCGGCCTGGTCCTGTTGCTGGTGTTCTTCGCGCCGCTCGGCTGGAAGATGCGACTGGGTGTCGTCGTGGTCGCGGGCGCGCTACCGGTCGGTTACCAGATCTTCCGCATGGGCTACTACGCCCTGCTGGTTCCCAATCCCGCGGTCGCGAAAGACGCCAGCGGCGCCAAGTGGGATCAGGGCTTCGCGTATCTGACCAACCTCTTCGGCCCCTACGTGCTGGTGCTGCCTGCCGTGCTCGTGATGCTGGCGGGCGTGCTGCTGGTCGTCGGCGGCCGGATGCGGACCACGAGCTCCGACGCCCCGGTCGCCGAGGCGACCACCGACCCAGCCGACGCCGCTGATGCCGACGCGACGGCGTCGTGGTCGTCGCGTCTCGCCGGATGGTCGCGGCGGCTGCAGTCCTCGACCGCGGTGGTGACCGTCGTGGTGCTCGCCGGCATCGTGCTGATCGTCTACTGGACGCGTCAGGGTGGCGACTTCATGCACGGGCGGGTGCTGCTGGTTCCGGTCTTCGTCACCCTGCTGCCGCTGATGGTCGTGCCGGTGACGATTCCCGTGCACGTCGGCGCGGCGTTCCGTCGTCGGTCGCCGAAGGACTCCGACTCGGTGATCTCCGATCCCGTCGGCGACGATCCGGACCTCGGCCCCGTCCCTGAGCCGGCCGCACCCGGGCCGGCGGATCGTCGTCGCGCACGGGCCCAGCTCGTCGGCGCGGTGGCCATGAGCGGCATGTGGATCACCGTCGTCGTGTGGGCGGTCGCCACGCACGCCAACGTCCTGCCGAACGCCGGCATCGACATCGGCCGCAGCGGCATCGTCGACGAGCGTCGCTTCTACGTCACCAACATGGGCAACGAGAATCCGGTGACCGCCGAGGACTACCTCGACTATCCGCGTATGAGCGCGATGGTCGAGAAGATCGACGAGTACCGCGAGGACGGCGGCGTCATCCTGCCGTCGTTCAACTACGACGAGTGGTACGTGGCGCAGCTGCCTCCGGTCATGCCGAAGGGCGCCGAGCGGCAGGTGACCGTCTATTTCCTCAATCTGGGAATGACGAGCATGAACGCACCGCTGGATGTGCGCGTCATCGATCAGATGGGTCTGGCGTACCCGCTCGCCGCGCACACCGAGCGCCTCGAGGACGGCCGCATCGGGCACGACAAGATCCTGCCGAGCGAATGGGTCGTCGCCGAGGCCGGCGCGTTCCCGCGGCGTCCCGTGCTGCCCGGGTATCTCGACGAGGACCTGGTCCGCCAGGCCCAGGTCGCCCTGCAGTGCCCGGAGACCAAGGACCGGTTCGCCTCGTTCGAGGCCCCGTGGTCCTTCGATCGCTTCAAACACAACCTGCGTCAGGCGTTCACCTTCAACAGTTATCGAATCCAGCGCGAGCCGGAGTACGAGATCCAGCGCTGCGGCCTGGAGATGCCCCCGCCGGTGAACCCGCGCTGA
- a CDS encoding alpha/beta hydrolase: MREAATEAPRPARNRMSNRLIAAFVAILTVVGLTGVVAGQANARIGGTQVGKQEFWVNGCGMPNVKVRAWKKPGNYKTVILLDGMRAQYDYSGWEINTNVQEMVKSGVNVVEPIGGPASFYTDWDAPSNFNRQPYRYRWNCVISRTLISALDARGFRVGPSKRYAIMGLSMGGNAALVLGAQNRQHFDRAGSLSGYNFLSAPGMRTALRLAMLDVDPKPWNIDAMWGPPWSIRWFQNDPFWNIGLMRGMKVFVGSGNGLFGRYNALPNVFDDLFKGSTLELLAFTQSKAFEAAAFVQGVPLMTYYANGTHAWGYWQDMIWNAKNRGFFR; encoded by the coding sequence ATGCGTGAAGCTGCCACCGAGGCGCCGAGGCCTGCGCGCAACCGGATGAGCAACCGGTTGATCGCCGCATTCGTCGCCATCCTGACAGTCGTGGGACTGACCGGTGTCGTCGCCGGCCAGGCCAACGCCCGGATCGGCGGAACGCAGGTCGGCAAGCAGGAGTTCTGGGTCAACGGCTGCGGGATGCCGAACGTCAAGGTCCGCGCCTGGAAGAAGCCCGGCAACTACAAGACCGTCATCCTTCTCGACGGCATGCGCGCCCAGTACGACTACAGCGGCTGGGAGATCAACACCAACGTCCAGGAGATGGTGAAGTCCGGCGTCAACGTCGTCGAGCCCATCGGTGGACCCGCGAGCTTCTACACGGACTGGGATGCGCCCAGCAACTTCAACCGGCAGCCCTACCGGTACCGCTGGAACTGCGTCATCAGCCGGACCCTGATCAGCGCACTCGACGCCCGCGGCTTCCGCGTCGGACCGTCGAAGCGCTACGCCATCATGGGCCTGTCGATGGGCGGTAACGCCGCGCTCGTCCTCGGCGCCCAGAACCGCCAGCACTTCGACCGCGCCGGCTCGCTCTCGGGCTACAACTTCCTGAGCGCACCCGGCATGCGTACCGCGCTGCGTCTGGCGATGCTCGACGTCGACCCGAAGCCATGGAACATCGACGCGATGTGGGGCCCGCCGTGGAGCATCCGCTGGTTCCAGAACGATCCCTTCTGGAACATCGGCCTGATGCGCGGCATGAAGGTCTTCGTCGGTTCCGGTAACGGTCTCTTCGGCCGCTACAACGCACTGCCCAACGTGTTCGACGATCTGTTCAAGGGTTCGACTCTCGAGTTGCTCGCGTTCACGCAGTCCAAGGCCTTCGAGGCCGCGGCCTTCGTGCAGGGCGTCCCGCTGATGACCTACTACGCCAACGGCACCCACGCCTGGGGCTACTGGCAGGACATGATCTGGAACGCCAAGAACCGCGGATTCTTCCGCTGA